A single genomic interval of Lentimicrobium saccharophilum harbors:
- a CDS encoding ADP-ribosylglycohydrolase family protein, with the protein MKRKNLHFRVQATLLLMLFPFFLSAGKPLRIKKSDLRDKIEAAWVGQMIGNIYGLPHENKYVNAPGPENWPYGYTKNLDKLQKYDGAFSDDDTDLEYMYLLQMMKHGPEPTYAQLRDAWMYHIRDRVWLANRGALGLMHYGYTPPFTGSKELNPHWYQIDPQLINEIWAFTAPGMIKYAADKSEWAARITSDDWGVEPTIHYGAMYAAAFFEKDISKLIDIGLKSLPADGRYAATVKDMISLHAKFPKDWKAAWQEMAQKYYINEHDMTKTIWNANLNGACAILAILYGEGDFQRTLDLSCAMGFDADNQAATVAGLMGVMYGMKGLPENLYLPVKGWTKPFNDKYINITRHDLPDTQISTMVDNTLQQTIDLIVSKGGKVTGKPGSEVIVINPDADFRAPMEFYFGPDPVLEAGKAVDFSFYTPANKIYNWSMISGTLPAGLTFTNGRLTGTPVKAGDYSMVLQISDGKAKQTREFSLLVRGRNLAPLADTIYSNVRKLNEKVLDSCWYTFGKSLYAKEISVINDGKTSGPGSVFYSLAAKANIPKVDYYGYGWNEPQEVGMIVFNTGGMEEFGGWFTSLNVQYLNEAGRWVPVEKSIVNPPLPASDIVFIQPHYAEYVLRFDPVKTKGIRIIGDAMVQSHWNKYTRNVSAFTSITELSVYP; encoded by the coding sequence ATGAAAAGAAAAAACCTTCATTTCCGGGTTCAGGCAACACTGCTGTTGATGCTGTTTCCCTTTTTCCTGTCGGCAGGCAAGCCCCTGCGCATCAAAAAGAGCGATTTGCGCGACAAAATCGAGGCTGCGTGGGTCGGGCAAATGATAGGGAATATCTACGGACTTCCGCATGAAAACAAGTATGTGAACGCCCCCGGCCCTGAGAACTGGCCTTACGGCTACACAAAAAATCTGGATAAGCTGCAGAAATACGACGGGGCATTTTCCGACGATGATACTGATCTGGAGTATATGTACCTGCTGCAGATGATGAAGCATGGACCCGAGCCAACGTATGCACAACTGCGCGATGCCTGGATGTATCATATCCGCGACCGGGTGTGGCTGGCCAACCGGGGCGCCCTCGGGCTGATGCATTACGGATATACGCCTCCTTTTACCGGCAGTAAAGAACTGAATCCGCACTGGTATCAGATTGATCCGCAACTGATCAATGAAATATGGGCGTTCACCGCTCCGGGAATGATAAAATATGCCGCGGACAAGTCGGAATGGGCCGCCCGCATCACCAGCGATGACTGGGGCGTGGAGCCCACCATCCATTACGGTGCGATGTATGCCGCCGCCTTCTTCGAGAAAGATATCAGTAAACTGATTGATATCGGACTGAAATCGCTGCCTGCTGACGGAAGGTATGCTGCCACCGTTAAGGATATGATCAGCCTGCATGCAAAATTCCCGAAGGACTGGAAAGCCGCCTGGCAGGAGATGGCGCAGAAGTATTACATTAATGAACACGACATGACCAAAACCATCTGGAATGCCAACCTTAACGGAGCCTGCGCCATTCTGGCCATACTTTACGGCGAAGGAGACTTCCAGCGTACGCTCGACCTTTCCTGCGCCATGGGTTTCGACGCCGACAACCAGGCCGCCACGGTGGCCGGGCTGATGGGGGTGATGTACGGCATGAAAGGCCTGCCCGAAAATCTTTATCTTCCCGTAAAGGGCTGGACGAAACCATTTAACGACAAGTACATCAACATAACCCGCCACGACCTGCCCGATACGCAGATTTCAACCATGGTTGACAATACCCTTCAGCAAACGATAGATCTGATTGTAAGCAAGGGCGGGAAAGTAACGGGAAAACCCGGCAGTGAAGTGATAGTAATCAATCCGGATGCTGACTTCCGCGCGCCCATGGAATTTTATTTTGGTCCTGATCCGGTGCTCGAAGCAGGTAAAGCCGTTGATTTCAGCTTTTATACTCCGGCCAATAAAATCTACAACTGGTCCATGATTTCAGGAACGCTGCCCGCCGGTCTTACCTTCACAAACGGCAGGCTGACAGGAACCCCGGTTAAAGCCGGAGATTACAGCATGGTATTGCAGATCAGCGACGGCAAAGCAAAACAAACCCGTGAATTCAGCCTGCTGGTGCGTGGGCGCAACCTGGCCCCCCTGGCCGATACGATCTACTCGAACGTCAGGAAACTGAACGAAAAGGTGCTGGATTCATGCTGGTACACTTTTGGCAAATCGTTGTATGCCAAAGAAATATCAGTGATCAATGATGGAAAAACTTCCGGTCCGGGCTCGGTATTTTACAGCCTGGCTGCCAAGGCAAATATTCCCAAAGTGGATTACTACGGGTACGGTTGGAATGAGCCTCAGGAGGTTGGAATGATTGTGTTTAATACTGGTGGAATGGAGGAGTTCGGTGGTTGGTTTACTTCTCTGAATGTGCAATATCTGAATGAAGCAGGCAGATGGGTGCCGGTTGAAAAATCCATTGTCAATCCCCCGCTGCCCGCTTCGGATATTGTGTTTATCCAGCCCCATTACGCGGAATATGTACTCCGTTTCGATCCCGTTAAAACCAAAGGTATCCGGATAATCGGAGATGCCATGGTGCAAAGCCACTGGAACAAATACACCAGAAATGTTTCAGCCTTCACTTCCATTACCGAACTAAGTGTTTACCCGTAA
- a CDS encoding ADP-ribosylglycohydrolase family protein, whose product MMTSCDKPGSSGPVAGTSVKLSHEQLKDKIKGGWAGQTIGVVYGAPVEFKYQGSTIDEYQLIPWHEHYVKYWWEKKPGLFDDIYTDLNFVNVFEKYGLEVSTDTIAAYWANTAYHLAHANQASRYNILRGLKPPQTGHWLNNPHADDLDFQIEADFIGLMAPGMVNHATEIADRVGHIMNSGDGWYGGVFVSALYSLAFVSDDVEFIVGEAVKTIPEGTKFHDCVADVIKWHKQYPDDWKATWFELQKKWNKDVGCPKGVYLSFNIDAKINSAYVAIGLLYGKGDFSRSVDIATRCGQDADCNAATAGGVLGVMLGYDAIPEFWLNPLKEVEALNFESTEMSLSKAYEMSYRHALGMIQLAGGKTEGETVEIPYENPVAVAFEQNFVNCHPIAREKIDRSFMDEITFNFTGNGYILYGNMVKRSKVDPDYIDRISKRLGSEVFGLAELEDPYVAEVEVYIDGVLDETVYLPMKNTSRRLEPAWKYQLPEGKHEVRLKWTNNTPDYEIRINDLIVYSENPPVSPLPVN is encoded by the coding sequence ATGATGACTTCCTGCGATAAGCCAGGCAGCAGTGGCCCTGTTGCCGGAACTTCTGTTAAGCTGTCGCACGAACAACTGAAGGACAAAATTAAGGGCGGATGGGCCGGACAAACCATAGGTGTGGTCTATGGCGCACCGGTAGAATTCAAATACCAGGGCTCCACCATTGATGAATACCAGCTGATCCCCTGGCATGAGCATTACGTTAAATATTGGTGGGAGAAGAAACCCGGGCTTTTCGATGATATTTACACTGACCTTAACTTTGTGAATGTTTTTGAGAAATACGGTCTTGAAGTAAGCACCGATACCATTGCAGCATACTGGGCCAACACGGCCTATCACCTGGCACATGCCAATCAGGCTTCGCGTTACAATATCCTCAGGGGGTTGAAACCACCCCAGACGGGCCACTGGCTGAACAATCCCCATGCCGATGATCTTGATTTTCAGATAGAAGCTGATTTCATCGGGCTTATGGCTCCCGGTATGGTGAACCATGCAACTGAAATTGCCGACAGGGTCGGGCATATCATGAACAGCGGCGACGGATGGTACGGCGGGGTGTTTGTTTCGGCGCTCTACTCCCTGGCATTTGTTTCCGATGATGTTGAATTTATTGTGGGGGAAGCCGTAAAGACCATCCCCGAAGGCACGAAATTTCACGATTGCGTCGCCGATGTGATTAAATGGCACAAGCAGTATCCCGACGACTGGAAAGCCACCTGGTTTGAACTCCAGAAGAAATGGAACAAGGATGTGGGCTGTCCCAAGGGTGTTTACCTTTCATTCAACATCGATGCAAAGATCAATTCCGCATACGTAGCCATCGGGCTGCTATATGGTAAGGGCGATTTCTCCCGCTCTGTCGACATCGCCACCCGCTGCGGGCAGGATGCCGATTGCAATGCAGCCACTGCGGGCGGTGTGCTGGGCGTGATGCTGGGCTATGATGCCATCCCTGAATTCTGGCTGAACCCGCTTAAGGAAGTTGAAGCGCTGAATTTCGAAAGCACCGAGATGTCGCTCAGCAAAGCCTATGAAATGAGCTACCGCCATGCGCTGGGCATGATTCAGCTTGCCGGTGGCAAAACCGAAGGTGAAACCGTTGAAATTCCCTATGAAAATCCGGTTGCGGTCGCGTTTGAGCAGAACTTTGTGAATTGCCACCCCATTGCCCGTGAGAAAATTGATCGCTCGTTTATGGATGAGATTACCTTTAATTTTACCGGAAACGGTTACATTCTGTATGGAAATATGGTGAAAAGGTCGAAGGTGGATCCCGATTACATCGACCGGATTTCGAAGCGGCTGGGATCGGAAGTGTTTGGTCTTGCTGAACTGGAGGACCCATATGTGGCCGAGGTTGAGGTTTACATTGACGGGGTGCTGGATGAAACGGTTTACCTGCCTATGAAGAATACCTCGCGCCGTCTGGAGCCGGCCTGGAAATACCAGCTCCCCGAAGGCAAACATGAGGTACGTCTGAAATGGACCAACAACACCCCGGATTATGAAATCCGGATCAACGACCTGATCGTTTATTCCGAAAATCCTCCGGTTAGTCCTTTACCGGTTAACTGA
- a CDS encoding ADP-ribosylglycohydrolase family protein encodes MKKLIILPFILLLLMSCQPEKKKQAELPETFTLSKEALFDKIRGGWAGQTIGCTYGGPTEFKFKGTMIQDYQEMVWYDDYIREIYELDPGLYDDVYLDFSFVQVIERLGVNAPADSFAVAFAREDYKLWHANQAARYNILNGIMPPESGHWMNNPHADDIDFQIEADFAGLMFPGMINNAAELCDRTGHIMNYGDGWYGGVFVAGMYATAFISDDIAFVIEQGLKPIPPQSKFHQVISDVIAWHQQYPDDWKKCWFEVEKKHTSEKGCPEGVFNAFNIDASVNAAYVVIGLLYGEKDFYKTMDIATRCGQDSDCNPATAAGILGVMLGYSRIPAFWKPAIEKVEDVMFPYSDLTLNQVYDLSYKHALEQVEANGGDVGSNDLTIKVQAPEMLRFEESFPGMFPVKELLVRTDHLEESIKFDFSGTGIVVLGNVKSRCIDESRDFVALLDVYIDGEVAEQVKMPFDYITRKYDIFHKYMLPSGEHKLEIKWVNQHPDFRIYFKSYVVYDDKPLESLSKKANL; translated from the coding sequence ATGAAGAAACTGATAATACTTCCGTTTATCCTGTTGCTGCTGATGTCGTGTCAGCCGGAGAAGAAAAAGCAGGCTGAGCTTCCTGAAACGTTCACCCTTTCGAAGGAAGCGCTGTTTGACAAAATCAGGGGCGGCTGGGCTGGTCAAACCATCGGCTGCACTTACGGAGGGCCAACCGAGTTCAAGTTCAAGGGCACCATGATACAGGATTATCAGGAAATGGTGTGGTACGACGATTACATCCGGGAAATTTATGAACTCGATCCGGGTTTGTACGACGATGTTTACCTTGATTTCTCATTTGTTCAGGTGATCGAGCGCCTGGGCGTCAATGCGCCTGCCGACTCCTTTGCCGTTGCCTTTGCCCGCGAAGATTACAAGCTCTGGCATGCCAATCAGGCGGCGCGCTACAATATCCTGAATGGCATCATGCCTCCCGAATCGGGGCACTGGATGAATAATCCCCATGCCGATGACATTGATTTTCAGATAGAAGCAGACTTCGCCGGTCTCATGTTTCCCGGAATGATCAACAACGCGGCTGAACTCTGCGACCGCACCGGACACATTATGAATTACGGTGATGGCTGGTATGGAGGCGTTTTTGTGGCCGGAATGTATGCCACGGCATTTATTTCTGACGATATCGCTTTTGTGATTGAGCAGGGACTGAAACCCATTCCTCCGCAAAGCAAGTTTCACCAGGTAATCAGCGATGTGATTGCCTGGCACCAACAGTATCCTGATGACTGGAAAAAATGCTGGTTTGAAGTTGAGAAAAAGCACACTTCCGAAAAAGGCTGCCCCGAAGGGGTTTTCAATGCGTTTAACATCGATGCATCGGTGAATGCCGCCTATGTGGTAATCGGACTGCTCTACGGGGAAAAGGATTTTTACAAAACCATGGACATTGCTACCCGCTGCGGACAGGACTCTGACTGCAATCCTGCCACAGCAGCCGGAATTCTGGGCGTAATGCTGGGCTACAGCAGGATTCCTGCATTCTGGAAGCCCGCCATTGAAAAAGTGGAGGATGTGATGTTCCCATACTCCGATCTTACATTGAATCAGGTCTATGATCTCAGCTACAAGCATGCTCTTGAGCAGGTGGAAGCCAACGGCGGTGACGTGGGCAGCAACGACCTGACCATTAAGGTTCAGGCGCCGGAGATGCTGAGGTTCGAGGAGTCTTTCCCGGGAATGTTTCCCGTTAAGGAGCTACTGGTGCGCACTGACCATCTGGAAGAAAGCATAAAATTCGACTTCAGCGGTACAGGCATTGTGGTGCTGGGCAATGTAAAAAGCCGGTGTATTGATGAATCGCGTGATTTTGTTGCCCTGCTGGATGTATACATCGATGGTGAAGTGGCAGAACAGGTTAAAATGCCTTTTGATTACATCACCCGCAAATATGATATTTTTCACAAGTACATGCTGCCCTCAGGTGAGCACAAGCTTGAAATCAAATGGGTAAACCAGCATCCTGACTTCAGGATTTATTTCAAATCATACGTGGTTTACGATGACAAACCCCTCGAATCCCTGAGTAAAAAAGCGAACCTCTGA
- a CDS encoding alpha/beta hydrolase yields the protein MQRNGRFFRKSILLPAFLVLAALAGCKKEKPDNGTSLPFERLRKDLSIQSSLLNRAINYAVLLPPEYEHGQDTYPVVYLLHGLGDNEKAWYQGGNIRYYADQYAGETGPVIYVMPQGFNTYWVNKYSGTYPYMDMLIDELMPAVESEFRVSKEASQRAVMGYSMGGYGALILAAKNPEVFGTAVALSMSFRTDGQYLNEPQGVFDSQWGTVFGGMGKSGNDRLTPYFLEHSPFHFFTEAGDPSRSGQRYFIDCGDDEESLSETNNAMHLLMRDQGINHEYRVRNGAHSWDYWHKSLPEAFRYIGHAFRHLPYPDQGDDTFTDNPVQSARIHTHFTVETEQPFHVMEPEGYATESNAYPVIYILHDRSAGMEQEESMDLLARMDASISGLRLPKSLIVEIPTVNEMLSLETLSRIKEMVNLEYRVKTEGKFAVIAGNGGAGATLYTILPELGDLFNACLFFDAELPSGASMTGTALALYLDITDQGNNYQPYHSFYMSLRQQQIPHEYRVRQGLPSHGSFLAGLSEASVFIKDNLKK from the coding sequence ATGCAACGAAACGGCAGATTCTTCCGTAAATCAATTCTGTTGCCGGCATTTCTGGTGCTTGCAGCCCTTGCAGGCTGCAAAAAGGAAAAGCCGGATAACGGAACATCGCTGCCTTTTGAGCGTTTGCGCAAGGATTTGTCGATACAGAGCAGTCTGCTGAACAGGGCCATTAACTATGCCGTGCTGCTGCCGCCGGAATATGAACATGGCCAGGATACTTATCCGGTAGTCTATCTGCTGCATGGCTTAGGTGACAATGAAAAGGCCTGGTACCAGGGGGGCAATATACGCTATTATGCCGATCAGTATGCCGGTGAAACGGGCCCGGTGATTTATGTGATGCCTCAGGGTTTCAACACCTACTGGGTTAATAAATATAGCGGGACTTATCCCTACATGGATATGCTGATCGACGAACTGATGCCGGCCGTTGAATCGGAATTCCGCGTCAGTAAGGAAGCTTCGCAGCGCGCCGTGATGGGTTATTCCATGGGCGGATACGGAGCGTTGATTCTGGCAGCGAAAAATCCGGAAGTTTTCGGAACGGCCGTTGCGCTCAGTATGTCATTCCGCACGGATGGGCAATACCTCAATGAGCCACAGGGGGTTTTCGACAGTCAATGGGGGACGGTCTTCGGCGGGATGGGTAAATCGGGCAACGACCGCCTTACTCCTTACTTCCTCGAACACAGCCCGTTTCATTTTTTTACGGAAGCAGGCGATCCTTCACGCAGTGGACAGCGTTACTTTATCGACTGCGGCGACGATGAGGAAAGCTTGTCGGAAACCAACAACGCGATGCACCTGTTGATGCGAGATCAGGGCATCAATCATGAGTACCGGGTGCGCAACGGGGCCCATTCATGGGACTACTGGCACAAATCACTGCCGGAGGCATTCAGGTATATTGGCCATGCATTCCGACATCTTCCATATCCCGATCAGGGTGACGATACTTTTACTGACAATCCTGTTCAATCCGCCAGGATTCATACTCATTTTACTGTAGAAACCGAGCAGCCTTTCCATGTAATGGAGCCGGAGGGCTATGCTACCGAAAGCAATGCCTATCCGGTGATTTATATTTTGCATGACCGTTCTGCCGGGATGGAGCAGGAGGAATCGATGGATCTGCTGGCCAGGATGGATGCCAGTATCTCCGGCCTGCGGCTGCCAAAATCGCTGATTGTGGAGATCCCGACTGTGAATGAAATGCTTTCCCTGGAAACATTGAGCAGGATCAAAGAAATGGTAAACCTGGAATACCGGGTAAAAACTGAAGGAAAGTTTGCTGTAATTGCCGGAAATGGAGGCGCCGGAGCAACTCTTTATACTATACTGCCCGAACTCGGCGATCTCTTTAATGCATGTTTGTTTTTTGATGCTGAACTGCCCTCCGGCGCCTCCATGACCGGAACTGCCCTGGCCTTGTACCTCGATATCACGGATCAGGGCAATAACTATCAGCCTTATCACTCATTTTATATGAGCCTGAGACAGCAGCAGATTCCCCATGAATACAGGGTAAGACAGGGGTTGCCTTCGCATGGCAGTTTCCTTGCTGGATTGAGTGAAGCATCGGTTTTTATAAAGGACAACCTAAAAAAATAG
- a CDS encoding alpha/beta hydrolase-fold protein yields the protein MKRISCLLISCLLLLTGFDAIAGDKLVMESMTMHSRILGQEVRFSVILPEGYYTENRRYPVVYLLHGLGDDETSWLEYGRVGQYSRNATASGDIAPVIFVMPQAFRTYYINDYAGIFPYQDMLVQEFVPHIDGLFRTIPHAGNRALMGYSMGGFGAMVLHLAHPGVFGVSVPLSMSVRTDQQYMTEEASGWDEQWGRLFGAPGLTGADRLTDYYKLHSPFHTLPRLGEVQKKNLKIYMVNGDEEQTLCRSNEMLHILMHSIDVPHHYRVIDGGHSFRVWQAALPDALRFISDAFEGKPYRGDLMDSPAAGQLPHEQMIVVNTGGEQVFAYVPDDYQVSDRKYPVIYFAGITGQEQMVSVSRLLDREIRAGKATPMLIVFLPGKDETGIITLIDQLERQLRIRPGYRFRSVAGYGQSAETSLRLLNREMRFSSCLLTGAVLSGSEAAEILSSFELEKLKRTSLFIDAPDDGCCAEGNGELHMMLRDEEVNHEYRVRQGSGDEGWISGGFREAINMISTRFHR from the coding sequence ATGAAACGGATAAGCTGTCTGTTGATAAGTTGCCTGCTGCTGCTGACTGGTTTTGATGCCATCGCCGGTGATAAACTGGTGATGGAGAGCATGACCATGCACAGCAGGATACTCGGTCAGGAGGTTCGTTTTTCGGTGATACTGCCGGAAGGATATTATACTGAAAACCGACGCTATCCTGTGGTTTACCTGCTTCACGGCCTGGGCGACGATGAGACTTCATGGCTGGAATACGGGCGTGTAGGTCAATACAGCCGCAATGCCACGGCATCCGGTGATATCGCCCCGGTGATTTTCGTGATGCCCCAGGCATTCAGGACTTATTATATAAATGACTATGCCGGAATTTTTCCATACCAGGATATGCTTGTGCAGGAATTTGTCCCTCACATCGACGGACTTTTCAGAACGATTCCACATGCCGGCAACCGCGCGTTGATGGGTTACTCCATGGGCGGTTTCGGGGCGATGGTGCTCCACCTGGCCCATCCCGGGGTGTTCGGTGTTTCCGTCCCCCTCAGTATGTCGGTGAGAACGGACCAACAATATATGACCGAGGAAGCTTCCGGCTGGGATGAGCAATGGGGCCGGCTTTTCGGCGCTCCCGGTCTGACGGGTGCCGACCGCCTCACGGATTACTACAAGTTGCACAGCCCGTTTCATACCCTGCCCCGGCTTGGTGAAGTGCAGAAAAAGAACCTGAAAATATACATGGTAAACGGCGACGAAGAGCAAACCCTTTGCCGCAGCAATGAAATGTTACATATCCTGATGCACAGTATTGACGTTCCGCATCATTACAGGGTTATTGATGGTGGTCACAGCTTCAGGGTGTGGCAGGCCGCTTTGCCTGACGCACTGCGCTTTATCAGCGATGCCTTTGAAGGTAAACCTTACCGGGGTGATCTGATGGATTCTCCTGCAGCCGGACAACTTCCTCATGAGCAGATGATTGTGGTGAATACCGGCGGTGAGCAGGTATTTGCTTATGTACCGGATGATTATCAGGTATCTGACAGAAAGTATCCCGTTATTTATTTTGCCGGAATTACAGGGCAGGAACAGATGGTTTCGGTCAGCAGGCTGCTCGACCGTGAGATCCGCGCTGGCAAGGCAACACCCATGCTGATTGTATTTCTTCCCGGAAAGGATGAGACCGGGATAATCACATTGATTGATCAGCTTGAAAGACAGTTGCGCATTCGTCCCGGCTACAGGTTCAGATCTGTCGCAGGATATGGACAAAGCGCGGAAACCTCGCTGAGGTTGCTGAACAGAGAGATGCGTTTCAGCAGTTGCCTGCTTACAGGCGCTGTTCTGAGCGGTTCAGAAGCGGCTGAAATCCTGTCGTCATTTGAATTGGAAAAACTGAAAAGAACCAGTCTGTTCATTGATGCCCCCGATGATGGCTGTTGCGCTGAAGGCAATGGCGAACTGCACATGATGCTCCGCGATGAGGAGGTAAACCATGAGTACAGGGTAAGACAGGGTAGCGGAGATGAAGGCTGGATCTCAGGCGGATTTAGAGAAGCAATTAACATGATTTCTACAAGATTTCACAGATAA
- a CDS encoding GRP family sugar transporter — protein MFIVSSYTLAVALCFVTMLCWGSWGNTQKLAAKTWRYELFYWDYVIGVVLLSLIMGFTLGSTGEQGRSFIPDLMQVSAANFGSAFLGGIIFNASNILLSASISLAGMAVAFPVGVGLALVLGVFINYFGAPYGDAVLLFSGVALIVFALIFNGVAYGKITKNKDKNVARKGLYIAIAAGILMSFFYRFVAAAMDLNNFESPTPGMVTPYTAVFILALGMLFSNFFFNTYLMKKPFVGEPVTYKAYFSGGFSTHMVGVLGGLIWGIGTSLSYIATGEAGAAISYALGQGATMVAAFWGVFIWKEFRGATKTINLLLFLMFLLFTSGLALIIVAGNQ, from the coding sequence ATGTTTATCGTAAGTAGTTACACGCTGGCCGTTGCCCTTTGCTTCGTCACCATGCTATGCTGGGGCTCCTGGGGCAACACGCAGAAACTGGCCGCCAAAACCTGGCGCTATGAACTGTTTTACTGGGATTATGTTATCGGGGTTGTACTCCTCTCGCTGATCATGGGTTTTACACTGGGAAGCACAGGGGAACAGGGTCGCAGTTTCATTCCTGACCTGATGCAGGTGAGTGCGGCCAATTTTGGCAGCGCCTTTCTGGGCGGTATTATTTTCAATGCTTCCAACATCCTGCTGTCTGCTTCCATCTCTCTGGCCGGTATGGCTGTCGCTTTTCCGGTTGGCGTTGGACTGGCCCTGGTGCTGGGGGTGTTTATCAACTATTTTGGTGCACCATACGGAGACGCCGTTTTGCTGTTCAGCGGGGTGGCCCTCATTGTTTTTGCACTGATCTTCAATGGCGTGGCTTACGGAAAGATTACTAAAAACAAGGATAAGAATGTAGCGCGTAAAGGTCTGTACATTGCCATTGCAGCCGGTATCCTGATGTCGTTCTTCTACCGTTTTGTGGCTGCAGCCATGGATCTCAACAACTTTGAATCGCCTACGCCAGGAATGGTTACGCCTTACACCGCCGTATTTATTCTTGCGCTGGGTATGTTGTTCAGCAATTTCTTCTTCAATACCTACCTGATGAAGAAGCCTTTTGTCGGGGAACCGGTTACTTACAAGGCGTATTTCAGCGGAGGGTTCTCCACACACATGGTAGGTGTGCTCGGCGGTCTGATCTGGGGTATTGGTACCTCCCTGAGTTATATTGCCACCGGTGAAGCCGGTGCAGCCATTTCGTATGCACTCGGACAGGGCGCAACCATGGTTGCCGCCTTCTGGGGCGTATTTATCTGGAAAGAGTTCAGGGGAGCGACCAAAACCATTAACCTCCTTCTGTTCTTAATGTTTTTGCTTTTCACCTCCGGTCTCGCACTGATCATTGTGGCCGGTAATCAGTAG
- a CDS encoding SLC13 family permease, with the protein MRNIRYKGMLAGLLILFTGLLLPVPPGMSESARNAGLVTILMAVWWITEAIPIYATAFLPMVLFPLLGILPAGDTAINYGHDFVLMMISGFFLAKGIEAQNLHKRIALVLIRALGTSRPVILMSIMLVTAFLSMWIANVTAALLMLPIGMALITKEESSGTASHFGTALMLGIAYSASIGGTATLIGSPTNMIFSGVLAKMFPEAPSISFLTWLKIGFPLVVVFLPIVWIYLVKLFRVRESIPGSRELIGDELKSMGPMSPGEKRVMWIFILTSPGWIFRENLVIDNFVLPGWSNLLGMEHYVHDSTVGMFSVMLLFMIPDGAGKRLLEWKTAVQIPWGVGVIVGGGYALASGFKATGLAEWLGLQLAFVSDYPMFVVLLIVVGFILFFTEVNSNTATANIFLPVLASMAVAGNINPLLLMIPATFACSFVFIMPAGTGPNTVIFGSNRVTVPEMARAGLGLKIISMVLLPVLLYFLIELFMGMDKTLPVWAG; encoded by the coding sequence ATGCGAAACATCAGGTACAAAGGAATGCTTGCCGGGCTGCTGATCCTTTTTACAGGTCTGCTGTTGCCGGTTCCTCCGGGAATGTCGGAAAGCGCGCGCAATGCCGGGCTGGTAACCATACTGATGGCCGTCTGGTGGATTACAGAGGCCATTCCGATCTATGCCACCGCTTTCCTTCCCATGGTATTGTTTCCGCTGCTGGGTATTTTACCGGCCGGAGATACTGCCATTAATTATGGTCATGACTTTGTACTGATGATGATTTCCGGCTTTTTCCTTGCCAAAGGCATAGAGGCCCAGAACCTGCATAAACGGATTGCTTTGGTGCTGATCCGCGCCCTGGGGACCAGCCGCCCGGTGATTCTGATGAGCATTATGCTGGTGACCGCTTTCCTTTCGATGTGGATTGCCAATGTTACGGCTGCCCTGCTGATGCTGCCGATCGGGATGGCGTTGATTACCAAGGAAGAATCTTCCGGTACAGCCAGCCACTTCGGAACGGCCCTGATGCTGGGGATTGCCTACTCGGCCAGCATCGGCGGAACGGCAACCCTGATCGGATCCCCAACCAATATGATATTTTCGGGAGTCCTCGCCAAAATGTTTCCCGAAGCGCCATCCATCAGTTTTCTTACCTGGTTGAAAATTGGTTTTCCCCTGGTGGTTGTCTTTCTTCCGATTGTCTGGATTTACCTGGTGAAGCTCTTCAGGGTGCGTGAAAGCATTCCGGGCAGCAGGGAGCTGATCGGCGATGAACTGAAATCCATGGGGCCCATGAGTCCTGGCGAAAAGCGGGTGATGTGGATATTTATACTGACTTCGCCGGGCTGGATTTTCCGTGAAAACCTGGTGATCGATAATTTTGTGTTGCCCGGCTGGAGTAACCTGCTGGGCATGGAACATTATGTGCATGACAGCACAGTCGGTATGTTTTCGGTAATGCTGCTCTTTATGATCCCTGACGGAGCCGGGAAACGCCTGCTCGAGTGGAAAACGGCCGTGCAGATTCCCTGGGGCGTCGGGGTGATTGTCGGCGGAGGTTACGCCTTGGCATCGGGATTCAAGGCAACCGGGCTTGCCGAATGGCTTGGGCTGCAACTGGCCTTTGTCAGTGATTATCCTATGTTCGTTGTGTTGCTGATCGTGGTGGGATTTATTCTCTTTTTTACCGAAGTAAACTCAAATACTGCCACGGCCAATATTTTTTTACCGGTGCTGGCCAGCATGGCGGTCGCGGGGAATATCAACCCGCTTTTGCTGATGATTCCGGCAACCTTTGCCTGCTCGTTTGTATTTATTATGCCGGCCGGAACTGGCCCCAATACAGTTATTTTCGGCAGTAACCGGGTAACCGTTCCCGAGATGGCCAGGGCCGGACTGGGACTGAAAATCATCAGTATGGTGCTGCTGCCTGTACTGCTTTATTTTCTGATTGAACTTTTTATGGGTATGGACAAAACGCTGCCGGTCTGGGCAGGATGA